A single region of the Solwaraspora sp. WMMD791 genome encodes:
- a CDS encoding phosphotransferase gives MSTAVAAPVTRDFGTGLLRTQVRPLPDGGHRWHRRPGPLAPRPFVPSVVGLAERLGRSDGSAPVRWVAGRANGPQRSYDVRGNRAVAGRLLQDGPTDDLVELLHGYGRCLRALHAVDPDEVGVDGDGPPRGLARFTTWLDGRAPQPRAAYAESMLRPRLGRAALARLREHTGRIAAAEQVLCHGAPGLGALVIADPGPGADALIGEDLCRAPWWFDLGWTLGELIELQWYLGGNRSAWQRLIDALLRGYGRDLDDRWRDTVALRVLLHVHDYTAYVGWDATVFDKYTGFARYLLSR, from the coding sequence ATGAGTACGGCCGTCGCCGCACCGGTCACCCGCGACTTCGGCACCGGACTGCTGCGTACGCAGGTGCGACCGCTGCCCGACGGTGGCCACCGCTGGCACCGCCGGCCCGGCCCGCTCGCGCCCCGACCGTTCGTGCCGTCCGTCGTCGGCCTGGCCGAGCGGCTCGGCCGGTCGGACGGGTCCGCCCCGGTGCGGTGGGTCGCCGGCCGGGCGAACGGCCCGCAGCGCAGCTACGACGTACGCGGCAACCGCGCGGTGGCCGGCCGGCTGCTGCAGGACGGTCCGACCGACGACCTCGTCGAGCTGCTGCACGGCTACGGCCGCTGTCTGCGTGCCCTGCACGCCGTCGACCCCGACGAGGTCGGGGTCGACGGCGACGGGCCGCCGCGCGGCCTGGCCCGCTTCACGACCTGGTTGGACGGTCGTGCACCACAGCCCCGGGCCGCGTACGCAGAGTCGATGCTGCGTCCCCGGCTCGGCCGTGCGGCGCTGGCCCGGCTGCGCGAGCACACCGGGCGGATCGCGGCGGCCGAGCAGGTGCTGTGCCACGGCGCACCGGGCCTCGGCGCGTTGGTGATCGCCGATCCGGGTCCGGGCGCGGACGCGTTGATCGGTGAGGACCTCTGCCGCGCACCCTGGTGGTTCGACCTCGGCTGGACCCTCGGTGAGCTGATCGAGCTGCAGTGGTACCTCGGTGGGAACCGGTCGGCCTGGCAACGTTTGATCGATGCGCTGCTGCGCGGCTACGGGCGTGACCTCGACGACCGGTGGCGGGACACGGTGGCCCTGCGGGTGCTGCTGCACGTGCACGACTACACGGCCTACGTGGGTTGGGACGCGACGGTGTTCGACAAGTACACCGGGTTCGCCCGTTACCTGCTGTCGCGGTGA
- a CDS encoding ABC transporter ATP-binding protein, whose protein sequence is MNTSGHPTNPPPERQLRLLRDMATRHPLAITVIGALALLATAGTLALPWAVGQLIANLGQGETARWTTLMIAFGLGSALANTLATFLLSRLGQQMICRLRVRTMGHVLRLPLADVRREGSGNLVSRITADTSRIKKLIDVGPIQLPIAGLTVVGTLVIMGLLDWRLLVVTVGAFLVAAALIVLVVKRLRRSYVAVQESTGTLAQRFAAAVDAVKVIKTYRAERSVTTDLAENATTVARREIDAARMEALMTPVVNLGQQIALVAVVSTGGARLVAGGLSLADFVSFLLYLLQLTGPFMMVAAGVTALRMGAVARDRFTGLFAMPTEESAAPTGLPATVTDGSAAPADKLATPADKLATPIGSLAAPPTAAVRFDRVRFGYGADPVLCDVSFTVPLRGLTAMVGLSGAGKTTAVELIQRFADVDRGSIEVLGRDVRHWSLAELRGRIAYVDQAASSVQDTIRRNLTLGRADNAFSDGELMTVLQQVGLAEEVRRLPDGLDTVLAGDVDLSGGQRQRLAIARAMLTDAPVVLLDEPSSHLDSVNEGKLRDLVDELAATRAVLVVAHRISTIRHADHVVVLEAGEVVGQGGHDELLRDCATYTNLVHGQMLATGAHR, encoded by the coding sequence GTGAACACCTCAGGACACCCGACGAACCCGCCGCCGGAGCGTCAGCTGCGGCTGCTGCGGGACATGGCCACCCGGCATCCGCTCGCCATCACGGTCATCGGTGCGCTGGCGCTGCTGGCGACCGCGGGCACGCTGGCGTTGCCGTGGGCGGTGGGTCAGCTGATCGCGAACCTCGGTCAGGGTGAGACCGCCCGCTGGACGACGCTGATGATCGCCTTCGGGCTCGGCTCGGCGCTGGCCAACACCCTGGCAACCTTCCTGCTCTCCCGGCTCGGCCAGCAGATGATCTGCCGGCTGCGGGTGCGGACCATGGGCCACGTACTGCGGCTGCCACTGGCCGACGTCCGCCGGGAGGGCAGCGGCAACCTCGTCTCCCGGATCACCGCAGACACCTCCCGGATCAAGAAACTGATCGACGTGGGCCCGATCCAGCTGCCCATCGCCGGCCTCACGGTCGTCGGCACGCTGGTGATCATGGGCCTGCTGGACTGGCGCCTGCTCGTGGTGACCGTCGGCGCCTTCCTCGTCGCGGCCGCCCTGATCGTGCTGGTCGTCAAACGGCTGCGACGCAGCTACGTGGCGGTGCAGGAGAGCACCGGCACGCTCGCCCAGCGCTTCGCGGCGGCGGTCGACGCGGTCAAGGTGATCAAGACGTACCGGGCAGAGCGGAGCGTCACCACCGACCTGGCCGAGAACGCCACGACGGTGGCCCGCCGGGAGATCGACGCGGCCCGGATGGAGGCGTTGATGACCCCGGTGGTGAACCTCGGCCAGCAGATCGCTCTCGTGGCGGTCGTCAGCACCGGTGGCGCGCGGTTGGTCGCAGGTGGACTGAGCCTGGCGGACTTCGTCTCCTTCCTGCTCTACCTGCTGCAGCTGACCGGTCCGTTCATGATGGTGGCGGCCGGGGTGACGGCATTGCGGATGGGCGCGGTGGCCCGGGACCGGTTCACCGGCCTGTTCGCGATGCCGACCGAGGAGTCGGCGGCGCCGACTGGTCTCCCCGCCACCGTCACCGACGGGTCGGCCGCACCCGCCGACAAGCTGGCCACGCCCGCCGACAAGCTGGCCACGCCCATCGGCAGCCTGGCCGCGCCGCCCACGGCCGCCGTCCGGTTCGACCGGGTACGGTTCGGCTACGGCGCCGACCCGGTGCTGTGCGACGTCTCGTTCACGGTGCCACTGCGCGGCCTGACGGCGATGGTCGGGCTCTCCGGTGCCGGGAAGACCACCGCCGTGGAGCTGATCCAGCGCTTCGCCGACGTCGACCGGGGCAGCATCGAGGTGCTGGGGCGCGACGTCCGGCACTGGTCGCTCGCCGAGCTGCGCGGCCGGATCGCCTACGTCGACCAGGCGGCCAGTTCGGTACAGGACACCATCCGGCGCAACCTGACCCTGGGCCGGGCCGACAACGCGTTCTCCGACGGCGAGCTGATGACCGTGCTGCAACAGGTGGGGCTGGCCGAGGAGGTCCGACGACTGCCGGACGGGCTGGACACCGTACTCGCCGGGGACGTCGACCTGTCCGGCGGTCAGCGGCAGCGGCTCGCGATCGCCCGGGCGATGCTGACCGATGCCCCGGTGGTGCTGCTCGACGAGCCGTCGTCGCATCTGGACAGCGTCAACGAAGGAAAGCTGCGCGACCTGGTCGACGAGTTGGCGGCGACCCGCGCCGTCCTGGTGGTCGCGCACCGAATCTCCACGATACGTCACGCCGACCACGTGGTGGTCCTGGAAGCCGGCGAGGTCGTCGGCCAGGGCGGGCACGACGAGCTGCTGCGTGACTGCGCCACCTACACCAACCTGGTCCACGGTCAGATGCTTGCCACGGGAGCCCACCGATGA
- a CDS encoding flavoprotein, whose translation MSVPPPLEFLDPPELAMRRLLFVVTGSASASTVPTWLNWIRDTYPRLDLAVVATRNALRFVTREALGLRTSHEVVVDSWDDCVRARHVEHAEWADAVLVYPATLHFVARFALGLADTPTLLALQCTRAAIGLAPALPPGGLDSPAFQRHWATLAERGNVALVPPMPGRSLTTGRDDGWVCPPLPEALRRLEQRRLSLEPEPELEPPAAALAGAGSADGGGVTG comes from the coding sequence ATGAGCGTGCCGCCGCCCCTGGAGTTCCTGGACCCGCCGGAGCTGGCGATGCGGCGGCTGCTCTTCGTCGTCACCGGCTCGGCATCGGCCAGCACCGTGCCGACCTGGCTGAACTGGATCCGGGACACGTACCCGCGACTCGACCTGGCGGTGGTGGCGACCCGCAACGCGCTGCGGTTCGTCACCCGCGAGGCCCTTGGCCTGCGCACCAGCCACGAGGTCGTCGTCGACAGCTGGGACGACTGTGTCCGGGCCCGCCACGTCGAGCACGCCGAGTGGGCCGACGCGGTCCTGGTCTACCCGGCGACGCTGCACTTCGTCGCCCGCTTCGCCCTCGGCCTGGCCGACACCCCGACCCTGCTGGCGTTGCAGTGCACCCGCGCCGCGATCGGCCTGGCCCCGGCGCTGCCCCCGGGCGGTCTGGACAGCCCGGCGTTCCAGCGGCACTGGGCCACCCTGGCCGAGCGGGGCAACGTCGCGCTCGTTCCGCCGATGCCGGGCCGCAGTCTGACCACCGGCCGCGACGACGGCTGGGTGTGCCCGCCGTTGCCGGAGGCGTTGCGGCGGTTGGAGCAGCGCCGGCTGAGCCTGGAACCGGAACCGGAACTGGAACCGCCGGCGGCGGCGCTGGCCGGTGCCGGGTCCGCCGACGGCGGCGGGGTGACCGGATGA
- a CDS encoding LLM class flavin-dependent oxidoreductase, with translation MTDFSIMMPFAPQRPEQMLPFAALTQWSPAACLWQGQGNVGDTHISFAHAAAAGFRVPTGTSVNLMPFLHPYDAALRAQTLAATTGNRVVAGFGPGGASLQRGILGAPYRSQLGAVREYVTVVRSLLDTGEVHHEGEYFTCRMVMARYPRPLVEIGLGVLRPRMAELAGEVADVAITWLTSAAYLRETLVPALRRGAQRAGRRPPRLVAIVPMALRADGRDPVELALTSNSGHMRLPHYVDMLQRSGIEVDMAADPRASGRALVDGGAFLYGDRDELAVAVKEFVAAGADEVAFNMAGVCMLYGARRTLGELETVLESVAS, from the coding sequence ATGACCGACTTCTCGATCATGATGCCGTTCGCTCCGCAACGACCCGAGCAGATGCTGCCGTTCGCGGCACTCACCCAGTGGAGCCCGGCCGCCTGCCTCTGGCAGGGTCAGGGCAACGTGGGGGACACCCACATCAGTTTCGCCCACGCAGCCGCAGCCGGATTCCGGGTACCGACGGGCACCTCGGTCAACCTGATGCCCTTCCTGCACCCGTACGACGCGGCGCTGCGCGCGCAGACGTTGGCGGCGACCACCGGGAACCGCGTCGTCGCCGGGTTCGGCCCAGGCGGGGCGTCGCTGCAGCGGGGCATCCTGGGGGCACCGTACCGCAGCCAGCTCGGCGCGGTCCGGGAGTACGTGACCGTGGTGCGTTCCCTGCTGGACACCGGCGAGGTACACCACGAGGGCGAGTACTTCACCTGCCGAATGGTGATGGCCCGCTACCCCCGACCACTCGTGGAGATCGGCCTGGGCGTGCTGCGGCCCCGGATGGCGGAGCTCGCCGGCGAGGTCGCCGACGTGGCGATCACCTGGCTGACATCCGCCGCGTACCTGCGGGAGACGCTGGTGCCCGCTCTGCGTCGGGGTGCGCAGCGGGCCGGTCGCCGTCCGCCCCGGCTGGTCGCGATCGTCCCGATGGCCCTGCGCGCCGACGGCCGCGACCCGGTCGAGTTGGCGCTGACCAGCAACTCGGGGCACATGCGACTGCCGCACTACGTGGACATGCTGCAGCGCTCCGGGATCGAAGTGGACATGGCCGCCGATCCCCGGGCCAGTGGCCGGGCGCTCGTCGACGGCGGGGCCTTCCTCTACGGCGACCGCGACGAACTCGCGGTCGCGGTCAAGGAGTTCGTCGCGGCCGGCGCCGACGAGGTGGCCTTCAACATGGCCGGCGTCTGCATGCTGTACGGGGCCCGCCGGACCCTCGGCGAGCTGGAGACGGTCCTGGAAAGTGTGGCGTCATGA